The window TTGCCGAAGGCGCGTATGTCTATGTGGAAAATCGTGATATCCAGTTCAGGGTCATGCTCTTTTGCGATTATGGATTCCTTGGTGGCATACATGCAGCACACCGAGGAGCAGTGTTTCCTGTTGATGCGCGGATTGCGGGAGCCAACGCACTGTATGAATGCGATCTTTTTCGGGACTTTGCCGTCTGACTGCCTTGTCACATGGCCTTGCGTGGGGCCGCTTGCGCTCAGGAGACGCTCGAACTGGAGCGATGTAATTACATCTGGATGGTCGAACCTGTACTGCCTCAGAACTGAGGGGTCAAAGGGTTTAAAGCCCGTTGCGAGGACTACGGAACCTACGTTGAGTTCGATCTCTTTATCTTTCTGTTCATAATCCACTGCTTTTGGCCCGCATACCTTCTTGCATACGCCGCATTTCCCTTTTGTGAGATACAAACAATGAGCGGAATCTATCGTCGCCACTCTCGGGATCGCCTGGGCAAATGGAATATAGATGGATTTGCGCTTGCTCATTCCTGCATTATATTCATCCGCCACTTTCGAGGGGCATTTCTCAGTGCATGTGCCGCAGCCCGTGCATTTTGTCTCATCAACATAACGAGCTTTTTTAACCACTTTTACATTGAAATCCCCGGCTTTGCCGGTGATGGATGTTACATCGCTGTATGAGAGCAATTCGATGTTAGGATGTCTTGCGGTCTCAACGAGTTTGGGAGAAAGTATGCACATGGCGCAATCATTCGTCGGGAAGGTCTTGTCGAGTTGGGCCATCGTTCCCCCGATACTCGGTCTTGATTCTATAAGATAGGTCTTGAAGCCGCTGTCTGCAAGGTCAAGGGCAGCTTGGATGCCTGCTATTCCTCCACCTACGACCGCTACCGAGCCCTTCATTCTGCCACCTCTTTTTCCGCTTCAAGTTTACTTTCGCCTTTGGTCTCTACCTTCTTTTCTTCGGGCTTTACTTTCCCGATGGATTCCATGAGCCTGGCAGGCGACACCATGTTCCTGTCAAGTTCAAGCTCTTTTTCGCTCAAACCCATGGCAAGGCCGATAAGCTGGGTGAAATAAAGAACAGGCATATCGATAACAGTGTTATGTGCCTTCTCTATCATGCTCTGCTGGCCGTCAAGCAGCATATGGCACATGGGACATGCCACAACGATGCAGTTAGCGCCTGCAGCTTTTGCTTCATCGAAGAGTTTCTTTGTAAGTATGAATGCATAGTCCTGTTTGCTCATCAGGAGATTCCCGCCACAGCATTTAGTCTTCTGGGTGAAAGGGAGACATTCAGCACCTGTAGCTTTGATAAGGTTATCAAGAGACATCGGGTTTTCGGGGTTATCGAATTTTGATACCTCGGAGGGGCGGACGAGAAGACATCCATAGTAGGGCACGGCTTTGATGCCTTTCAGAGTTTTTTTGAAGTTCCTGGATAACGCATCCACTCCCACATCATTTACCACAACGTCCAGAAGATGCTTGATCTTAATACCATTATATTTTTCTCCGAGTGCTTTTTCTATCTTTGCCCTGAAGGCTCCGTCTTGTTTCATGGCGCTGTCGGCCCTTGAAAGGTTGTGCGAGCAGATGCTGCATGGTATCACAAGGTCAAGACCTGTTTTTTGTGCCAGCATGTTATTGCGCGCAGAAAGACCCATGGACAGTTCCTTATCAAATATCGCCTCAAGCGCGCCGCAGCAGTTCCAGTCCTCTATTTCAACAAGCTCTATGCCTGCCGCTTTGCACACTCCTTTTGTGGATGCATCGTATTCGCGCGCAGTGCCATGAAGGGTGCAACCGGGATAATAGGCAAGCTTCATTTTTTCTCCACTTCCTCAAAGATGCGTTTAATCTGGTCAGTGCCTTTTATTTTATGCGGAAGAATGCTCAATTTCCCTTTCCTGAACAAACCAAGTCCCATAGGAGCGTAGCCAATTGCCCCTCCGATACCTTTGGTTTTCAGCATGAACGTACCGCTCACCCCGGCTTCGTACCATTTGCCGTTCTTTTTGACTGAATCAATAAAAAGATTATCAAAGACAGGTTTGGGATTATTGATTATTATCTTCCCGGCTTTTGCCTCGCGCTGGGCTATGGCCCGTATAGCTCCAATGACCTCTGTTATCTTGACATCCTGAGGGCAGCGTTCGTAGCAGATGTAGCATGACGCACAAAGCCAGATTGAATCGTCGGTCAGGACTTCTTTTCGCATACCGAGGAGAGCTTTCCGAAGTATCATCCTCGGATTGTATCCTTTGTCAATCTCGGTCACGGGACAGCCCACCGTGCAGCCTGTGCAGTTGAAGCATTTCTTGATATTTTCTCCGCCCGCCTCGTTTGCAATTTCATATTTGAAATCAGGATCAAGCTCGCTTGTCTTTATCATTCGCCAGCCTCCAGTTTTGATAAACCCGCAGATATCTGGTCATTCTTGATGGGTTCATCCAATTGTCGAGCAAGGAACACGCTCAGGTCGACAACATCAAGATCATATTTCTTCACGGCATCCTTTTCATTCTTAAGGCAATTAAAGTGCGCAAGGCATTTTGGACAGGTTGTGATCAACGTTTTTGCACCTGTCGCCTCAGCTTCATCCATACGGGCTATTCGCAGGGCTTTTGTCTGCTCATTGCAATTCATGAAACTGCTCACCCCGCAACAAAGGGCATTCTCCTTTGAATGATCCATCTCTTTTATTTTCGCACCGTTCGCGGAAAGAGCATTTCGGGGCGCATCATACACGCCCATATGTCTCCCAAGCCTGCATGAGTCGTGGTAGGTCACTTCCGAGTTTATCTTCATTCCAAGCTTGTCCAGGAGTTCGGCTATATGGATCACCCTGATACCAAGATCGTAATCCTTCGATAAAGTGCGGTAGCATTCGGCACAGCTTGTGATAAGGGTCTCGATACCACTATCTTTCAGATATCTGGTATTGTGATTTTTAAGCCTGTCAAAAACATCTTTTTTCCCCTGCCATAGCACATCATGACCGCAGCACTTCATCTGCATGATCCGGGGTTCTATGCCTATTTTTCCAAGAAGCTTTAGCGATGAGGTGGTTATCTCCCCAAAATCGGTTTTGACATCGTGAAGGAATAAACCCAGCGAATCCACACATCCGGGGAAGTAACCATATTTTGAATCGGATTTGTTTTCAGGTTTGTTCCCATCAAGTTTGGAACTCAATTCCGCAAATTCCGTGAAAACCCCGAGGTGTGCTACCTCAAGGGGCTGCTTCCCTTCCCTTTCCTCCTTTATGAAACTTAAGAAATCCACCTGCTGTGGACACTCCTGCGGGCATAATCCGCATGTGAGGCATGTCCAGATGTCCTTTGTTTCATGCCCGTAGACATTGGAATTATAAATAGAACTGCGCGGAGATGTTTTTGAGACTCGGCGCATGGGGCATATGGATGTGCATTTGCCGCACTGATAACAGACTTGGACGTTACTCGTTTGTACCCTCCAGCATTTCTATGGTTTATAACTTTCTTAATGATTAGAAGATATAATTGGTTTTAAAGATTTCGATTTTTAACGATGCAGAGCATCATTATTAATAATGGAGCATAATTATTAATAATGTTACTTTGATATGGCTCCACGGTCTCCTATCGCAATTATAATGTTGTTC is drawn from Candidatus Methanoperedens sp. and contains these coding sequences:
- a CDS encoding CoB--CoM heterodisulfide reductase iron-sulfur subunit B family protein, translated to MKLAYYPGCTLHGTAREYDASTKGVCKAAGIELVEIEDWNCCGALEAIFDKELSMGLSARNNMLAQKTGLDLVIPCSICSHNLSRADSAMKQDGAFRAKIEKALGEKYNGIKIKHLLDVVVNDVGVDALSRNFKKTLKGIKAVPYYGCLLVRPSEVSKFDNPENPMSLDNLIKATGAECLPFTQKTKCCGGNLLMSKQDYAFILTKKLFDEAKAAGANCIVVACPMCHMLLDGQQSMIEKAHNTVIDMPVLYFTQLIGLAMGLSEKELELDRNMVSPARLMESIGKVKPEEKKVETKGESKLEAEKEVAE
- a CDS encoding 4Fe-4S dicluster domain-containing protein, encoding MIKTSELDPDFKYEIANEAGGENIKKCFNCTGCTVGCPVTEIDKGYNPRMILRKALLGMRKEVLTDDSIWLCASCYICYERCPQDVKITEVIGAIRAIAQREAKAGKIIINNPKPVFDNLFIDSVKKNGKWYEAGVSGTFMLKTKGIGGAIGYAPMGLGLFRKGKLSILPHKIKGTDQIKRIFEEVEKK
- a CDS encoding (Fe-S)-binding protein, with protein sequence MKINSEVTYHDSCRLGRHMGVYDAPRNALSANGAKIKEMDHSKENALCCGVSSFMNCNEQTKALRIARMDEAEATGAKTLITTCPKCLAHFNCLKNEKDAVKKYDLDVVDLSVFLARQLDEPIKNDQISAGLSKLEAGE